The following nucleotide sequence is from Acidobacteriota bacterium.
CTCGCGGCGTCACTCGAGAAGTTCGCGCTCGAGATTCGCGGGCTCCAGAAGACGGAGATTGGCGAGGTCGAAGAGCCGTTTGCTCAAGGGCAAAAGGGTTCGTCCGCGATGCCGCACAAGCGGAATCCGGTTGGTTGCGAGCAGATTTCTGGGCTGGCCCGTCTCGTCCGTGCCAACGCCCTGGCCGCGCTCGAGAACGTCGCGCTCTGGCACGAGCGCGACATCTCGCACTCGTCGGTCGAGCGCATCATCCTGCCCGACAGCTTCATCGCGCTCGATCACATGCTTCGCCGGTTCACCCGCATCGTGACCGGCATGGTGGTCTATCCGGAGCGCATGCTGGAGAACCTGCGGCGATCGCGGGGCGTCGTCTTCTCGGGGTCCGTGTTGCTCGAGCTGGCCAAGCACGGCATCTCCCGCGAGCAGGCCTATGGATGGGTGCAGCGCAATGCGATGCGTTCGTTTCACGAGCAGCGGGACTTCAAGGAGCTGCTGCTCGCCGATCCCGACGTGCGGGCGCACGTCTCACCCGGCGTGATCGAGGATGCGTTCGACCTGTCGGTGCAGTTGAAGAACGTCGACGCGATCTTCCGGCGGGTGTTCGCGGGCGAGGTTCAACCCGCGGAGGCGCTGCGCTGACCGGTCCGACGATGCTGCCGGCATGCGACCGGGCGGGCGTGGTGCCGCGGCGGCGACACCGGCGCCAGGGGGGCTGGCATCTCAACTGATGGCTATGGACAAGTTCCGTGAGGAGTGCGGCGTCTTCGGCGTCTACGGGCATCCCGAAGCCGCGAATCTCACGTATTTGGGCCTGTACGCGCTTCAACACCGCGGCCAGGAGAGCGTGGGGATCGCCACGTCCGACGGCGAGCGGCTGCAGATCCACAAGGCTGTGGGCTATGTCGCGGACAGCTTTTCGGAGGAGACGTTCGCCCGGCTGAACGGCACGAGCGCGATCGGCCATGTGCGCTACTCGACGGCGGGCGAAAGCGGGATCAAGAACGCGCAGCCCATTCTGATCGACTGCGCGCACGGGGAGATCGCCATCGGGCACAACGGCAATCTCGTGAACGCGCAGGACCTGCGGGAGCACCTCGTCCGCCAGGGCTCGATCTTCCAGACGACGAGCGATACGGAGGTCCTGCTCCATCTGTACGCGCGTTCGAAGGCGAAGACGGTCGAGCAGGCGCTCGTCGAATCCGTCTCACAGGCGCAGGGCGCGTTCTCTTTGGTGCTGCTCACGAAGGATCGGCTCATCGCCGTGCGGGACCCGCACGGCTTCAGGCCGCTGACGCTGGGCCGCCGCGGCGATACCTACATCGTGTCGTCGGAGACTTGCGCGCTCGACTTGATCGACGCCGAGTGGGTGCGAGACATCGAGCCAGGCGAAATGCTGGTCATCGGTCCGAACGGCCTGAGCTCTCATCGCCCGTTCCTGCCAGCCCAGGCCGCGCACTGCATCTTCGAGCACGTGTACTTCGCTCGGCCCGACTCCTACGTTTTCGGCCAGAGCGTCAACGAGGTGCGGACCGAGCTCGGACGTCGCCTGGCCCGGGAACAGCCCGCGCCCGCCGACGTCGTCGTGCCGATTCCGGACTCCGGCGTCTGCGCGGCAACTGGATTCGCCGAGGAATCGGGTGGCCCCCTGCGCATGGGGCTGATCCGGAACCACTACGTCGGCCGCACGTTCATCGAGCCGCATCAGTCGATCCGGCACTTCGGCGTCCGTGTGAAGCTGAATCCGGTCAAGAGCATCCTGCAGGGCAAGCGCGTTGTCCTCGTCGACGATTCGCTGGTGCGTGGCACGACGAGCCGCAAGATCGTCAAGATGGTGCGATCGGCCGGCGCGGTCGAAGTGCACATGCGCATCAGTTGCCCGCCCACCATCTCGCCGTGTTTCTACGGCGTCGACACGCCGAGGCGGTCGGAGCTCATCGCCGCGACCCATTCGCTCGAGGAAATCCGGCGGTACATCGGTGCCGATACGCTCGGCTATCTGAGCCTCGAAGGGCTGCTGTCGGCAGTCGGATCGAAGCGCTCGTCCTACTGCACGTCGTGCTACACGGGCACGTACCCCGTGGCGTTCCCGCAGGACGAAGCGGCCTACCTGCAACTGGCGCTCAAGCTGGCGGAGTGAGCGTCGTGCGCGTCGCGGTCGGCATTCTGCTCCTCGCCAGCGTCTCGCTCGTTCCTGCTCATGCGCTGCCGACTGGCCAGCCGGAGGTGGCGACTGCGATCGACCGGCTCGGCGCGTACGACTTTCAGGTGCGCGTTGATGCGGCGCGGACGCTTCGTCGCGCGTCGGCGGCCGTGGCCGTCCCCGCGCTCGAACGTGCCGCTCGGTCTCACCGCGACAGCTACGTGCGATTCCGCGCTCTCGTGCTCTTGAGTGGCCTCGACGAGACGGCCGCTGGCCGCGTCACGCGCGATCTGCTCGCTGATTCGAACGATCGCGTGCGGGCCGCGGCCTATCAATGGTTCGAGCACCATCCCGACCGGAACGTGCTGGCCGCCCTGATTGCCGCGTTGAACACGGAGCGCTCCGAATTCGTCAGGCCCGCGCTGACGAGAGCCATCGCGGCGCAGTCTGGCGACCCGCGTGCGAGCGCTGCGCTGCTTCCGCTCGTGTCGAAGGGTGAAGACATGTTCCGCGGCGCCGTCATCGAGGCGCTTGGCGATCACAAGACACGGGTCGCCCTGCCGGCCATTCTGGACGTCGCTCGTCTCGACGGCCCTTTGCAGGACGATGCCTTCACGGCGGTTGGGAAGATTGGTGACAAGACGACGATCACGGCTCTGCGAGAGCTGCAGCCGCGCGTCGGGACTGCCGTCCAGCCGACGCTGGCCGCGACGTTCTGCCTGCTCGGCGTGCAGTGCGACGAACAGCGCGCGTATCTCGAACGGACGCTCGCGTACGCCATTTCGGCCGACGATCCCCCTGTCGTGAGGAGCGCAGTACACGCGCTTGGCATGCTCGCGGGCGCGGGCGATCGGTCTGCGCTCGATATCTTGCTGGACACGGGAAACACCTCGCTCGAGCGCGTCCGGTCTCCAATTGCCCTCGTCGCCGGTCTGCTCGCCCTTCGCAGTCCAGCGATGATGGTCGATGCACTGGAGCGGCGTGGACTGCGACCTCCCGACCTCGAGGTCCTGCGCGACGCGTTCGACATGCTATCGGAGGAATTCGAGGAAGAGCGGTTCTACGCAGAGCTGCGACGACAGTACTGGGCGTCGGCGGCCGGCACCGTGCGCCGACGCACCGCCGACGTGCTCCTCGCGGCATTGGAGTTCTGATGAGCGTTGACTACCGTCAAGCCGGAGTGGACATCGAGGCGGGCAACGAAGCCGTGCGACGAATCAAGATGCTGGCGCGCCGGACCTACACGCCGGGCGTGTTGTCCGGCGTCGGATCCTTTGGCGGGCTGTTCGCGCTCGGCGCTGACGTTCCGGATCCCGTCCTCGTGGCGAGTGCGGATGGTGTCGGCACCAAGCTGAAACTCGCGTTCATGACCGGCATTCACGATACGGTGGGCGAAGATCTCGTCAACCACTGCGTCAACGACATCCTCGTGCAGGGGGCGCGGCCGCTGTTCTTCCTCGACTACTTGGCGACCGCACGGCTGGCGCCGGATGTCGCGGAACGGATCGTGGCCGGCATGGCGCGCGCATGCGAAGCCAACGGCTGCGCACTGCTCGGCGGAGAGACGGCGGAAATGCCGGGGTTCTACGCGGACGGCGAATACGATCTCGCAGGCTTCATCGTGGGTGTCGTCGCGCGCAATGGCGTGATCGATGGCCGTGGGATCGCCGCCGGTGACCGCCTCGTGGCGCTCCCGTCGACCGGACTCCATACCAACGGCTACTCGCTGGCTCGCAAGATCGTCTTCGAACTCCAGGGCCTTGGGCCCGATAGCCGGGTCGACGAGCTCGGCGAAACCGTGGGAGCGGCGCTTCTTCGGCCGCATCGAAGCTACCTGCAAGCGGTTCTGCCGCTTCTCGGCACGGGGCTCATCAAAGGCATGGCGCACATCACCGGCGGCGGCATTCCTGAGAATCTCCCTCGTATTCTTCCCGATTCGCTCGGTTACTCACTCGATCGACAGAGCTGGGTCATTCCGCCGTTGTTTTCCTGGCTCCAGCGGGCCGGCCGCATCTCCGAGGCAGAGATGTTTCGCGCGTTCAACATGGGCGTCGGACTGATTCTGGTGTGCGGTCCGGACGACGCCGTCGTCTTGGTGGATCGCCTGCAGGCGGTTGGCGAGCACGCCTGGGTGCTCGGCGAGGTCGCCTCGCGCGGCTGACGACGCGTTCACGTACTCGACCCATGCGCGTGAGGACAGAAACGGCGTGGACACGAGCGGCAGGACGCCTTCGGAGCGAAGGCGATTGCCGAGGCTGCTCCACGGCCAGTCCTGCGCCCGCCTCACCAGGCGTCGCCCGAGCGCACGCGCCTCGACGGATCGCGCGGCGTCGACGAGAGCCCACGTCGTGTTCAAGCTCCGCAATTGTAGGCTCGCCCTCGCGGACCACCGTCTCGTGCGGGATCGCAATGGGCGGGTAGTCCCTACCCCTGCCATGGTCGCGCGTACGGCGGCGGGCACCGTCGGACCCACGACGAGATGACACTCGTCAGTCAAGAGACAGTAGGCAATGAGCCGAACAGGCCTCCGCTGGAGCGACTCGGCCAGCGCCCCCACGAAGTCTCGATAATCCTGTCGTCTCAAGAGCACGTGCTCTGGTCCGACGAGTAGCGTCGCGTGGAAGAATCTGGAGTCCGGCGATGTTGTCGATGGCGTCATGACTGCCCTCACTAGCAACCGTAGTGCCAGAGCGCGGGAGTGAAGGACCTCAGGCGGCAGAAGTCGTGCGGATAAGACGCGAACGTTTGGGCGTGCTGATATCGGGCCGTGGATCGAACCTGCGCGCGATGCTGGACGCGACGCGCTCGGGCGAGTTGCGCGCCGCAATCGAGGTGGTTGTCTCCAATGTGCCTGGAGCCCCGGGGCTGGTCACGGCCGCCGCGGCAGGCATCACGACCGTAGTCCTCCCGCACCGCGAGTACGCGGAGCGCGACGCCTACGATCGGGCGCTCGGCGACGTCCTTCGCCGCCATGACGTGGGGCTGGTCTGTCTCGCGGGGTTCATGCGGCTGCTCGGCCCGGCGTTCTGTGCCGCGTTCCCGCTCGGCGTCGTCAACATCCATCCGTCGCTGCTGCCAGCCTTTCCTGGCGTCAACGCGCAGCGCCAGGCGCTGGAACATGGGGTGAAGGTCAGCGGCGCCACGGTCCATCTGGTCAACGCGGGCCTCGACGCTGGCCCAATCGTGGCGCAACAAGCAGTCCCCGTCCTTGACGACGACTCGGTGGAATCGTTGTCCGCGCGGATTCTCGCGGCCGAGCACACGCTGTATCCGGCGACGATTGACCGGCTCGTGCACGATCGCTGGCAGGTCGTCGGACGACGAGTCGTGTTCGAGCGCCCCGAGAACACCGTGCGGTAAGCTCTTCGACGATGACCGTCGCCGAGCAGCTGGCCTATCTCACCAAAGGATGCGTGGATGTCGTTCGTCTGCCGGAGCTCGGGGCCAAGCTGGAGCGGTCGCAGGCAACCGGCACGCCGCTGACGGTGAAGGTGGGCTTCGATCCCACGGCGCCAGACCTGCACTTGGGCCACACGGTTCTGCTTCGAAAGATGAAGCACTTCCAGAACCTCGGCCACCGCGTCGTGTTTCTCATCGGCGACTTCACTGGATTGATTGGGGATCCCACCGGCCGATCGAAAACGCGGCCACCGCTTACGCCGGCGGAGATCCAGCAGAACGCCGAGACGTACCGGTCGCAGGTCTTCAAGGTGCTCGATTCAGAGAAGACGGTCGTCGATTTCAACGCTCGCTGGATGGTCCCGCTCGGCGCGGAAGGCCTGATTCGGCTTGCGGCGAAGTACAACGTCGCGCAGATGCTCGAGCGCCGGGACTTCAAGCAGCGTTACGAGTCGGGCAAGCCGATCGCGGTGCACGAGTTTCTCTATCCGCTCGCGCAGGCGTACGATTCGGTGTTCCTGCGTGCGGACGTGGAACTGGGCGGCACGGACCAGTTGTTCAACCTGAACGTCGGTCGAGACATCATGCCGGGCTACGGCCTCGAGCCTCAGGTCGTGATGACGATGCCGCTGCTCGAGGGCTTGGACGGAGTCGAGAAGATGTCCAAGAGCCTCGGCAACTACGTGGGCGTGACCGATCCGCCCGACGAAATGTTCGGCAAGCTCATGTCCATCACGGATGAGCTGATGTGGCGGTACCACGTCCTGCTGACGGATCTCGGGCCGACGGAGATCGCTGACTTGCAGCGGGATGTGGCGTCTGGCGACGTCCATCCGAAGCGCGTCAAAGTCGATCTGGCTCGGCGCATCGTCGCCGATCTTCATTCCCCCGCGCAGGCCGCGGCGGCGGCTGATGCCTTCGAGGCCAGGTTCGCGCGAGGCGAAATTGTCGAAGCGGCGCTCGCCGAGATCACGGCGCACGCGGGTGCAGACGGTGTTTCCCTGCAGAAGATCCTGATTGCTGCCGGCATGGCTGCGTCGATGAGCGACGCGTATCGCAAGATAGAGCAAGGCGCGGTGCGTCTCGACCGAGCGAAGGCGACGGATCCGAGAATGCGCGTTCAGGCCGGAGCCCGTCTGCTCCTCGAAGTCGGCCGGCGGGCGGTGCGTGTCGTCGTCGAAGGCTAGCGGCGGGGGCGCTTCCGGCGGGGCGTTGGTCCTTCCAGACGTCCGAGGAGCGACTCCAGGGAATCTCGCGCCTCCCTCACCATCTGATAGTCGCTTG
It contains:
- a CDS encoding amidophosphoribosyltransferase; amino-acid sequence: MAMDKFREECGVFGVYGHPEAANLTYLGLYALQHRGQESVGIATSDGERLQIHKAVGYVADSFSEETFARLNGTSAIGHVRYSTAGESGIKNAQPILIDCAHGEIAIGHNGNLVNAQDLREHLVRQGSIFQTTSDTEVLLHLYARSKAKTVEQALVESVSQAQGAFSLVLLTKDRLIAVRDPHGFRPLTLGRRGDTYIVSSETCALDLIDAEWVRDIEPGEMLVIGPNGLSSHRPFLPAQAAHCIFEHVYFARPDSYVFGQSVNEVRTELGRRLAREQPAPADVVVPIPDSGVCAATGFAEESGGPLRMGLIRNHYVGRTFIEPHQSIRHFGVRVKLNPVKSILQGKRVVLVDDSLVRGTTSRKIVKMVRSAGAVEVHMRISCPPTISPCFYGVDTPRRSELIAATHSLEEIRRYIGADTLGYLSLEGLLSAVGSKRSSYCTSCYTGTYPVAFPQDEAAYLQLALKLAE
- a CDS encoding HEAT repeat domain-containing protein, whose amino-acid sequence is MRVAVGILLLASVSLVPAHALPTGQPEVATAIDRLGAYDFQVRVDAARTLRRASAAVAVPALERAARSHRDSYVRFRALVLLSGLDETAAGRVTRDLLADSNDRVRAAAYQWFEHHPDRNVLAALIAALNTERSEFVRPALTRAIAAQSGDPRASAALLPLVSKGEDMFRGAVIEALGDHKTRVALPAILDVARLDGPLQDDAFTAVGKIGDKTTITALRELQPRVGTAVQPTLAATFCLLGVQCDEQRAYLERTLAYAISADDPPVVRSAVHALGMLAGAGDRSALDILLDTGNTSLERVRSPIALVAGLLALRSPAMMVDALERRGLRPPDLEVLRDAFDMLSEEFEEERFYAELRRQYWASAAGTVRRRTADVLLAALEF
- a CDS encoding phosphoribosylformylglycinamidine cyclo-ligase yields the protein MSVDYRQAGVDIEAGNEAVRRIKMLARRTYTPGVLSGVGSFGGLFALGADVPDPVLVASADGVGTKLKLAFMTGIHDTVGEDLVNHCVNDILVQGARPLFFLDYLATARLAPDVAERIVAGMARACEANGCALLGGETAEMPGFYADGEYDLAGFIVGVVARNGVIDGRGIAAGDRLVALPSTGLHTNGYSLARKIVFELQGLGPDSRVDELGETVGAALLRPHRSYLQAVLPLLGTGLIKGMAHITGGGIPENLPRILPDSLGYSLDRQSWVIPPLFSWLQRAGRISEAEMFRAFNMGVGLILVCGPDDAVVLVDRLQAVGEHAWVLGEVASRG
- a CDS encoding phosphoribosylglycinamide formyltransferase yields the protein MRRERLGVLISGRGSNLRAMLDATRSGELRAAIEVVVSNVPGAPGLVTAAAAGITTVVLPHREYAERDAYDRALGDVLRRHDVGLVCLAGFMRLLGPAFCAAFPLGVVNIHPSLLPAFPGVNAQRQALEHGVKVSGATVHLVNAGLDAGPIVAQQAVPVLDDDSVESLSARILAAEHTLYPATIDRLVHDRWQVVGRRVVFERPENTVR
- a CDS encoding tyrosine--tRNA ligase, with product MTVAEQLAYLTKGCVDVVRLPELGAKLERSQATGTPLTVKVGFDPTAPDLHLGHTVLLRKMKHFQNLGHRVVFLIGDFTGLIGDPTGRSKTRPPLTPAEIQQNAETYRSQVFKVLDSEKTVVDFNARWMVPLGAEGLIRLAAKYNVAQMLERRDFKQRYESGKPIAVHEFLYPLAQAYDSVFLRADVELGGTDQLFNLNVGRDIMPGYGLEPQVVMTMPLLEGLDGVEKMSKSLGNYVGVTDPPDEMFGKLMSITDELMWRYHVLLTDLGPTEIADLQRDVASGDVHPKRVKVDLARRIVADLHSPAQAAAAADAFEARFARGEIVEAALAEITAHAGADGVSLQKILIAAGMAASMSDAYRKIEQGAVRLDRAKATDPRMRVQAGARLLLEVGRRAVRVVVEG